A region from the Desulfoglaeba alkanexedens ALDC genome encodes:
- a CDS encoding two-component system sensor histidine kinase NtrB, translating to MILPMLPIWIIDFAGSSLMILFSFLCVHHATKLRKRDEDNIIWTYLIWVSYALVGFAISRGVGHIAKILLMMAGRRETWDILRPFSGGMNTLMFALVGSTTLFFKRVWRVYQQMAQDKAALEQAHEKLLYLNRNLEDLVAERSRELVRSETKYRRIFEASRDMIAITAGTGKLLDMNPAGKRMLGIEDGAVDQGELRLPDFFARPEDWEGLREQLQRHCYVNDAEIDLVTRDGKELSVLLSASAECEIGEKTETFHFVAKDISQRKAMQQQLLQADKLASIGQLAAGIAHEINNPLSIILGYTQLLIRDEPERSEKYADLRTIEKHARTCKIIVEDLLSFSRTTHTRKETASLHDTIDEVLNVVRHHLDLDRVNLVKEFDPDVPSLVLDRNKIKQVFMNLIMNAKQAIAKEGEIRIRTRYVPTEGTEGVVHVDVEDTGCGIQPKDLSRIFDPFFTTKSTGEGTGLGLSVSYGIVKNHGGDILVQSEPGKGSTFTVVLPVTAEDEAFS from the coding sequence ATGATCCTTCCCATGCTTCCCATATGGATCATCGATTTCGCCGGATCATCGCTGATGATCCTTTTTTCATTCCTCTGCGTTCACCACGCCACCAAGCTTCGAAAGCGCGATGAAGACAACATAATCTGGACCTACCTGATCTGGGTTTCCTATGCTCTGGTGGGATTCGCCATCTCGCGGGGTGTCGGCCATATCGCCAAGATCCTCCTCATGATGGCGGGCCGAAGGGAGACCTGGGACATCCTTCGACCCTTCAGCGGCGGGATGAACACGCTGATGTTCGCCCTGGTGGGGTCGACCACACTCTTTTTCAAACGGGTCTGGCGGGTTTACCAGCAGATGGCCCAGGACAAGGCAGCCCTGGAGCAGGCCCACGAGAAGCTTCTCTACCTCAACCGCAACCTGGAAGACCTGGTGGCCGAGCGGTCCCGGGAGCTGGTGCGGTCGGAAACGAAGTATCGGAGGATTTTCGAGGCGTCCCGGGACATGATCGCCATCACGGCGGGAACAGGGAAGCTCCTGGACATGAATCCCGCCGGCAAACGGATGCTCGGTATCGAAGACGGGGCCGTCGATCAGGGGGAACTTCGCTTGCCGGACTTCTTCGCCAGGCCGGAAGACTGGGAAGGGTTGCGCGAGCAGCTGCAACGTCACTGCTACGTCAACGATGCGGAAATCGACCTGGTAACCCGGGACGGAAAAGAGCTGAGCGTTTTGCTGAGCGCTTCCGCGGAATGCGAGATCGGCGAGAAGACGGAAACCTTCCATTTCGTGGCCAAGGACATTTCCCAACGAAAGGCGATGCAGCAGCAGCTGCTCCAAGCCGACAAGCTGGCTTCCATCGGGCAGCTCGCGGCCGGCATCGCCCATGAAATCAACAACCCGCTGAGCATCATCCTGGGTTACACCCAGCTCCTCATCCGCGATGAACCTGAAAGGTCCGAGAAGTATGCGGACCTCCGGACCATCGAAAAACACGCGCGCACCTGCAAGATCATCGTGGAAGATCTACTGAGCTTTTCGCGAACCACACATACGAGAAAGGAGACGGCCTCCCTTCACGACACCATCGACGAGGTACTCAACGTGGTCCGCCACCACCTGGATCTGGACCGGGTGAATTTGGTCAAGGAGTTCGATCCCGATGTCCCGTCCCTTGTGCTGGACAGGAACAAAATCAAGCAGGTTTTCATGAATCTCATCATGAACGCCAAGCAGGCCATCGCGAAGGAAGGCGAGATCAGGATCCGCACCCGATACGTACCGACCGAAGGAACCGAAGGCGTCGTTCACGTGGACGTGGAAGACACGGGTTGCGGCATTCAGCCGAAAGACCTCTCGCGGATCTTCGACCCATTTTTCACCACCAAGAGCACGGGGGAAGGCACGGGACTCGGGCTTTCGGTGAGTTACGGCATCGTGAAGAACCACGGAGGCGACATCCTGGTGCAAAGCGAACCCGGGAAGGGCTCCACCTTTACGGTGGTTCTCCCCGTCACGGCGGAGGATGAAGCATTTTCATGA